The Sphingomonas sp. KR3-1 genome contains a region encoding:
- the infA gene encoding translation initiation factor IF-1 → MAKEELLEMRGQVVELLPNAMFRVRLENDHEILGHTAGKMRKNRIRVLVGDEVLVELTPYDLTKGRITYRFK, encoded by the coding sequence TTGGCCAAAGAAGAACTGCTTGAAATGCGCGGACAGGTCGTTGAGCTTTTGCCCAACGCCATGTTCCGCGTTCGGCTCGAAAACGATCATGAGATCCTCGGCCATACCGCCGGCAAGATGCGCAAGAACCGCATCCGCGTGCTGGTCGGCGACGAAGTGCTCGTCGAGCTCACGCCCTACGACCTGACCAAGGGCCGTATCACCTACCGCTTCAAGTGA
- a CDS encoding nucleoside triphosphate pyrophosphatase: protein MRLVLASTSPRRLDLLKRIGAAPARVAAPDVDEDVRAGETPRAYVLRVAVDKAHAVDRAADEIVLAGDTTIAVGRRILAKPEDEADLRRMLALLSGRRHHCLSAVCLIGLDGKPRTRLSDTVVTFKRLTDTEIDWYVASGEGMGKAGGYAIQGKAEAFVRALSGSHSGVVGLPVFETRALLESAGFRLG, encoded by the coding sequence TTGCGGCTCGTGCTTGCCTCCACATCGCCGCGCCGGCTCGATCTGCTGAAGCGGATCGGGGCCGCGCCCGCGCGCGTCGCCGCCCCCGATGTCGACGAGGATGTCCGTGCCGGCGAGACCCCGCGCGCCTATGTCCTGCGCGTCGCAGTCGACAAGGCGCATGCGGTGGACCGCGCCGCGGACGAGATCGTCCTCGCCGGCGACACCACCATCGCCGTCGGCCGCCGCATCCTCGCCAAGCCCGAGGACGAGGCGGACCTGCGCCGCATGCTCGCCCTGCTCTCCGGCCGGCGCCACCACTGCCTTTCCGCCGTCTGCCTGATCGGGCTCGACGGCAAGCCCCGCACCCGCCTCTCCGACACGGTCGTCACCTTCAAGCGGCTGACCGACACCGAGATCGATTGGTACGTCGCCTCGGGCGAAGGCATGGGCAAGGCCGGCGGCTATGCCATCCAGGGCAAGGCCGAGGCGTTCGTCCGCGCGCTTTCGGGCAGCCATTCAGGCGTGGTCGGCCTGCCCGTGTTCGAAACCCGCGCCTTGCTCGAATCGGCAGGCTTCCGGCTTGGCTGA